atggcgtcctattccaaactgaagcttaataatttctgaaaaatgcgtgtttacccccaattttctatttggataccaagagcatttgctaagtgttgctttctccgcgtagttttgaaccgcgcgaagatatccctgtattaataagcatcgccgataggaaatccgattatctcgagatgcgtTGGACGTATGCACAGTAGTATGCACAacaataggcaccgtccttaagttggATTCATTTGGATGGTCGCTATCTATTTTTTAATCccttgatttgtttttataggCATGTCAATATACTTGTTTTACGGGTTGCGGAACAGTGTCGAGGGCCAAAGACAAGCAAGAGATATATAGAGGGAGAGCCGAAGTGAAGTGAATAGACATAACCTTTCGTCGCGATACacaaagatatttacaattaaaaggtTGAGAGGAAATGAAATCGCTTATTTTTCCTGTGGGGGCGCTGGGGTTTCCGAAAGACGCATTGTTCTCAAGCGGGGTTGAACTTGTGAGCTTCCGATTCAACTTTTACCTGAGCCTGTGTTAATGGCTAAGCTTCCTCGAGTCCTCTGAAGTTCAAGTACTGTTTAATAAACGAGTAGGACTGTTTTATCGGCGTCGACTGTAGACGCGATAAAACACTACCTGCGAATAGGCCTTAATaaaacggcagccatgttgagtcccgagggattgaaaaattttggttatgtgcaccgaaactcgttcccaaacatttcaactcgaggctgggggtacaaaatctattgtctatggccgcCGCTCGATTAAGGCCCatttattgaacggcttcaaaaacaatCCACAAAAAGAGTGTCCCTATGAagtccgaacaaaggttcaaattttgAGAGGAGAACATTTGTATACAAGAtgaacaagctatgccttattagcatctgctttatataaagaattctaatgcGGATTTTCAAAGCTcgtacacgtgacgttttatcggtgacCTGATAGGCTGTTTCGATCATGAATTATTCATGAGTTTTTAGTGGTCGAAAGGTTAATGAATTCAACTCATCTTGAGCACTTGGATCTAGTTACCCAGCCGTCTACGGTCTACGTTTTGTTCTCTTCGAGTTAACTTTTTGTCGATCTTTCAAATGAACTTCCGCAAGTGCCCTTGAAGTGAAAGATCCCTCCGAAAGTAGCGGCCCATTCAATAACGTCACCTAAAACAAAATCTATCGTCTTTAATGTAACATTTAATGTAATGCACTATACTTGAGGGTCGAATGAATAGCAAAATATCAAGCAGTTGTCTCTTAGAATAGTTACTGGAACGTGGAAAAACGCTAACACGGTACGGTAAGGTGTACGGCAAATATTGTCTCAGTTTCCTTGAACTAAAACGAATAACTATTTATATGCGTAGTGCGTTAAGCGGATGGAACAACCTGAGTGGACTAAGCAAAGACAGAAACCTTTGTGATCCTTCTCCTTAGCTTATTTGTAACTTGACTGAATCCTACTGAAAGATTTACGAACATTTTTATACATATTACGAACGCATTTACTACTGGGTTAAGTGATCTTCGCCTGCGAGTATCTATACGAAAAATACATGTGGAAATCCGTTGTCAGGCTACAAATTTATTAGTCGTATAACAAACTTTTGATCTCATGTAACGTGTCATTTTGCGTGAGACGGCTACTGAATTACCAAACATttttttacagcggttatcagttaTACGCGTCCCTCAACGActattttttcatatttcgaaagtaaaatctaggtggacgtcaatcaaatgtttccatgacgatacTCCAGTTCTCTTGgcgaaacatttgattgacgtccaccgaAATTTGATTTTCGAATATGAAAAAGTGTCGTTGAGGGGCGCATGTTACTGATAACCGTTGTAACTATCCAAAAGTAGCGGCCTTTTAAGTCTTTTAAGTCCGAAAGTAACAGGCCGTTACGTTCGGAATTCCAAGGTAGTGAAAGGATACTAGCAATATAAATGTAGCAGTGTCAAGCCAAGTGAAAAAATacgctcaaaaacgtcgcgtggtTAAGCTCTCTAATGGCTGTGATTTGAAATGCGCTACCACATTTTCTCCCGAGATTGTAAAGATCTTTTGAAAGTATATTAAGGCCagagcaaatttgattgcttagtctaTGAAATGCTCCTCATTAAGAGTCTCTAGCCTAATTTGAATGTTCAGACGGATTCCATACGTGCAAAACGTTTTGgttaattttcattgtttctttctttcactATACAGGCTTTTTATTTACTATTGTTCTTTTACTATTTATAGATTgcaatttcaaaatttctttgacttgataatgacgtttggCTAACGTCGAAACGTGGTCGTTTGTTAACaaagtttttagtattttttaatatgtttaGATATATTTTATCGCCGTTTTTTATAGCTAGATGTTTTACAAAATCACTTCTTCGTCTCTTCATTTTTGCAATATGATTTTTGATTAAAAATAGTGTAAATGATGTTAGACGCGTGAGCACGTGTAGGTTAAGCAGTGGGATGATAAAAATCATGATAAAAATCATTATCCTTCATCTGGTATCATTTGATAGCTACGATTAGGCTTCCTGTCACCTTATCTTTTCATTTCAGCTGACTTGGCCACTGTATATCATGAGACAGTATTTTTCCAAAAACTATCTCCTCTTCCGCATGAGCTGATCTTCACGAAAATGGACTTTGAAAAACTCTTATTACTTAGCATAACTCACTTAAAGCAACTAAAAGTAATGTGATAAAGACAAAACCTCGTGACTGgcaaggttttttttccaattttttcgGAAACTCAACCCTGACCAACTAATTCGTTCGGATCTTATGCTAATCGAGACGATACATGATGACATCTTTATACAACTGCATAACTCGCAAAAAGGTCGTCGACGTAAATACATTGACATCAACTCAGTTAAACCGCTGTTTGtcaatatttgatttgactgCTCTTGGTGTTGGAAGTACACTTGGTGTTGGAATATACGTACTGGCCGGAGAAGTTGCTCCTGACACAGGTCCGagtattattatttcatttctGATCGCCGGTTTAGCGTCTGTCCTTTCTGGTCTCTGCTATGCTGAATTCGGTGCCCGCGTCCCTAAAGCCGGTTCTGCTTATGTTTACAGCTATGTAACGATAGGTGAACTCTGCGCTTTTGTTATTGGCTGGAATTTGATTTTGGAATATATCATCGGCGCGGCCTCAGTGGCAAGAGGGTGGAGCTCGTATTTTGATTCTCTCTTCGACGACAAAATCAAAAACTTTACCATAACAAACATCGGCGAGATGCATGCCGCTGGTATTGCAAAATATCCAGACCTGTTGGCAGTGCTGATAATTGCCGTGTTGACCATTGTTATGGTATATGGCATTCGGAAAACCTCCTGGCTGATGTCGCTTGTCACTTGCATTAACATATTCGTCATCCTTTTCGTGGTGGGTGTTGGAGCGTGTTACGCAGAACCGAAGAACTGGTCCGATAATTTCATGCCATTTGGATTTTCTGGAGTGATGAGCGGAGCAGCAACTTGCTTCTATGCTTTTGTTGGCTTTGATATTATTGCAACTACAGGAGAGGAAGCAAGAAATCCCAGCCGAGGAATACCCATCTCAATCGTCTTGTCTCTTGGTGAGTGTTGAAGCTAAGATGATGCATAACTTAGGTCAAGGTAACTGAAAACTTGATGGTAGGGAAAATCATGCACGTTAAAACGTGGAAGGGCGAGCGAGCAAGGAGGGTGGAACATGGTCCCTCCTTCCTCGCGCGCCCGATTTCCTGCGTGTTGGATTTTCCTCTATTGACTAGGATCAAATTGTTGTGTTTGGCCTTGGCATCTCGATGGGAATGGGGAGAGAAAGAAATAAGGAAGGGAGGGGAGGGTATATATCCAGCATTTCCTCCGAGTCACATTTAGCCGTAGCTTTTTGGTCGTCGTTCTCTTGACAGGTATATGCACCTTGGCGTATTTCGGCGTATCAGCTATTCTTACGCTTATGTGGCCCTATAGTACTCTCCCTGATGGAGGAACATTACCCAAGATATTCGCTTTGAAAGGTGCACCGTGGGCCCAGTATGTTATTGCTGTCGGAGCCCTTTGTGGGCTGACGTCATCTCTCCTTGGATGCCTTTTACCATTGCCTAGGATGCTGTACTCTATGGGAAGCGATGGAATCATTTTCAAGTAAGAATCCTTCTTTGTCCACGAATTTAGGTTCGCAACTAAGTGTTCAAAACAATTCATTTGCCACAGTAAATCAGTACTTTAGTAAAAGTGTCCATTATCTCAGGTGATTTTTCTTTACCGAGATAAATTTCTTCACCTACAGTAAACACATTTTGTCCTTTTCGCTCTTAATATGCCGTCAAACGTCAAGTTTGTTCCACGGCCGAGGTTGTGAGGAATGGATCTAGCCCTgagatgacgtcaaaggctgCTTTGAAGTGGAATGCAAAGTAGTCTGTGACGACGGCCAATTCAGGATGGACCCATGCCTCTTAGAAGCGATTTCACGGGGGAAACTACTTCCAAGTTGATGCAACGCCTGCGACCTGTTTAAACTTAGGCAAGGCAAATTGCAAGAATTCTGAActcagcaaaataaaaaaaatgaggttaGGACACTTTAAACCATTTCTTTGGAGATTATCGACTACTCGATAGATATCCATTTTTTGTATTTGGTCGCCTTTGAATGCGCTCTGCACAgacacctaaccacttgaccaccacaccgctagctgctcagggaTAATATTTTAcacactatttgataatgttgtattatcactcggtaacaaacaatattaaacactgcaaaaggtcggtttcccaacttcacgacaaagctaaacattttaaaatcaaagcttaggcctaaattattaatctagcgtaagcctaattactcttcagcattGATATTCTAAGGGAgacttaaacaattttttttttgagagtacagtgtcttgatcttcagtggtgaagcggaaatACGCGGTTCCTATAGAATAGTAACTCCTGGTTCAAATATAATCCACGGTcatgattttttatttccttattttctatGTTACCttaagtcctgggacacagtgtcctaaattagcgataatagagcggttttcaattgagtgtccaaAAGTAATTAGATGATTActttcactcagtgattggttcaaagttctcgcgccattttttcaaccaatcagaagtgaaaccataaccaatcgtggctcacgcgtgcacattttccgacgctttgtgtcggctacgggtaattacttctagttttgattggtttactggattgtctccgtcctttttgattggccaaagtaattactttggttttggtttaacgacactcgattgaaactcgctcttgTAAAGtcaaagtaaattaaaaattttaaaacgataaTGGTTTCagatttagagaagagatcggGTTTagaaaatgacctaaaatgaaacttaaattttTCAGATTTCTCGCAAAGGTGAATCCCAAAACGGGAACCCCAGTGATTGCTTCAGTGGGATCAGGCATTTTCTCTGCCCTTCTAGCTTTTATTTTCAACCTACGCGACTTGGTAGATATGATGTCCCTTGGAACGTTGATGGCCTACACCATAGTCGCCGTTTGTGTCTTGGTACTAAGGTACAGACCAGAAAATGTAGGTTTCGTCAAAGAAAACTACTCAGACGCTATTGAGAGACGGCAAACAGATGATCAAGAAACGCCAGAAGAAGATTCTCCGCTTTTAGAAGTCCGCAAAGCCAAACGACCCTCAAAAACAACAGCTTTCACAGCGCAGGTTGCCATAGTATCAAGTTGCATTGGTTTGGCGGCACTGAGCGCGTTAGTGATCTGTGGATCAGATGCCCTTTCTCAGGCAAAATGGTGGGCCATACTTCTATTGTCGCTGATAAGtatgtttctgattggctgcatTGTGCTCCTTTTCTTGCTGCCCCAGAATAAAACACCCTTACCTTTCACGGTTCCCTTTGTTCCTGTGCTTCCGCTCGTATCAGTATTTATCAACGTATTCTTGATGTTGGAGCTCTCCTACTTGACGTGGATACGATTTGTTGTTTGGATGGCCATTGGTGAGTTTACCGGTACTGTATTGTGTATTTATATTAGGAGATTAGGCTACGTGTTGCCATACTCTCTTCCATGAAGGTAAAATCTTTTTCCTTATGGATGAAGGCGATCGTGCCATCAGGCCTTCTTAGTATTTTCATGAGCACATGGCTAGGAGTGAACAGCAGCCTTTTTCGcataccgatttatttttagattgaatttcgcATTGAATTTTcttggagaaaaacctctcggagcagagtgaagaacttaacccacatatggccaCGAGTTCGGAATCGAGCaccggccacattggtgagaggcgaatGCAATCACCACAACGCCATGCTTCCCAATAGTTAGAATAGTTGATCTATAACTATAAATCGCAATTTAACAATGAttcttcaaccaatcagaatcaacCAAGTAGAGGGGGTTATTTGCTTTCTCACGCTTGTCACCTGTCATGAACTCTTCATTTTCTTCAGTAACAGGTTTTTTGTTCATGAGGTTTTCAAATAATCGTTTGATGTAAATACGTTACGTTGGGACTATGGTTGTGCATCAATTTGAGATTCAACCTTTAATGAAACGTCCTCTTCGTTTTTTAGGTTTTTCAATCTACTTCTTTTATGGCATACGGAACAGTTTGGAGGGCGAAAGACAAATATGTCAATTCACAGATGAGAACCAGATGAGTTAAGAACTCGGTTATTATACAACAATGCTTCGCCAAACGTAAGCGTTCCTGGAAAAACCTGTCAGGGTGTGAGCTAAACTTGATAAAAGCAAAACGCTATACTAAAGAACCAAGAGGCACAAGCAAACGCAGATAGGagtaaaattttacttcaaaggAAAGTATTAAATTTTAAGCTCTGTAAAGATGACATAAAGCTTGTCTCCGTTTTCTCCAAGGTCATTGGTTAAAGAAATTCAccaatagccaatcaaatgcgagccttGTAGGGCGCAAAATTCGTGATACGTGTGCATTCTCTATGCATAATtatgattaattaattatttcgaAATTGTTTTCCTTGCATATTATTAGTAAAGCAATCACAGGATTTTTCTCGCggaatttgaaacaaaaaagcacccgcaaattttttcaaagagtacaaattgcactcgcccttcgggctcgtgcaattttattcgtctttgaaaaaaactactcgtgcttatttattccaaagtgcGCCCTGCGAGAAGAacctctctaaaactcaccaaagggctctgcagaaatcgtgtcaagtcttttaagtcgctGCAGCCCAaatttctgggctagtcactccggtcaaacctGTTTAGGCAGCGcacgcatcatatttttgacaaggcgaaggtcaaaatcgagccttcagtacgaaaatcaatatggcgcctgggagtgcgatcgagacttggcctgggtttgaaactgtctccaagcaatggcttgcgcatactcaataacgactttacacaatttctgaagattcctttctttctcgtggagttaagaaaggctctgctggcagggtggaaatcatgtgattagCTATACAAACACGCTGTGACCGTAGTTTTcaataagtataggaaatcgtacgGGCTTGCTCGTGGATTTCGTGATTTGTGGGAAGGAgtgttgttttgaaagttctcaaacaCTGAAacttcgagtgcaatttgggaACTTTCAAAGCGTttcgagtgaccataaatcacgaaatccACGAGCAAGCTCAtacgatttttatttattatacactcaaacaaaatcactccatcgctttgtttccatagcaacttccgtatagCACTCTACAACCTATTTACGCATTCGtcaattgaccaatcagaaacgcgatgttcttttgagtatataataatattatgtatttactaGCAGTTTTTTAAAACAAGCCCTGATAACCAAGCAGAATTGGACTATACCAATTAGTTCTGTCAGGAGTTCCTGCTTCTTTTGTTGGTTTCGGTTGGTCGTTATCCTTCTTTTtgtacattaaattttattttaaatcgaCGGAGCGATAAAACTAATAAGGGTTAGAATGCTTTAGAAAGTATTTTgataatcattatcatcatcatcatcatcacaggagccctacaactccaatactcGGTCTAtgatgtaacggcattttcaccgATCAAGCTATTTTCAAACGACTGCTTAAATAAGGTTTGGCTTGTAATAACTTCTcgtgcaagacttgtgattaggtGAAAGAATCTGGTTTCACGGGAAAATCAATCGAAAAATAACTCGGTAtgtgaaaacgccgttccacaaatacaatatATTAATGAAGTTGTTCGGTCCTAAGTTATGGGTTcctgtaataataatcatcataattACTATAAGAAGGTATCAAATTTATCTGGCTGAGCACAAATGCTCTACCAGTTGGGGAGAGTGGACATAAAATTACATCAAGAGACATTAAAGCTTGTCAAAATCAGTACGTAAGATATAGGTTTTTTTggtgagaagagaaaaacctctcagaacTGAGTAAGGGAACCAACATACCCAACACACTTATGACGTTTTGGGTctgcttctttctttg
The genomic region above belongs to Montipora capricornis isolate CH-2021 chromosome 8, ASM3666992v2, whole genome shotgun sequence and contains:
- the LOC138059188 gene encoding cationic amino acid transporter 2-like, whose translation is MMTSLYNCITRKKVVDVNTLTSTQLNRCLSIFDLTALGVGSTLGVGIYVLAGEVAPDTGPSIIISFLIAGLASVLSGLCYAEFGARVPKAGSAYVYSYVTIGELCAFVIGWNLILEYIIGAASVARGWSSYFDSLFDDKIKNFTITNIGEMHAAGIAKYPDLLAVLIIAVLTIVMVYGIRKTSWLMSLVTCINIFVILFVVGVGACYAEPKNWSDNFMPFGFSGVMSGAATCFYAFVGFDIIATTGEEARNPSRGIPISIVLSLGICTLAYFGVSAILTLMWPYSTLPDGGTLPKIFALKGAPWAQYVIAVGALCGLTSSLLGCLLPLPRMLYSMGSDGIIFKFLAKVNPKTGTPVIASVGSGIFSALLAFIFNLRDLVDMMSLGTLMAYTIVAVCVLVLRYRPENVGFVKENYSDAIERRQTDDQETPEEDSPLLEVRKAKRPSKTTAFTAQVAIVSSCIGLAALSALVICGSDALSQAKWWAILLLSLISMFLIGCIVLLFLLPQNKTPLPFTVPFVPVLPLVSVFINVFLMLELSYLTWIRFVVWMAIGFSIYFFYGIRNSLEGERQICQFTDENQMS